A part of bacterium genomic DNA contains:
- the gltX gene encoding glutamate--tRNA ligase yields the protein MIKTRFAPAPTGYLHLGGARTALFSWLYARKNGGKFVLRIEDTDFKREREDAVSGILEGLKWLGIDWDEGPYFQSKRLNIYQEYANILLGKQKAYYCFCTKTELETRRYEAAKLGIPPGYDGKCRSLTREERSILEKKRKPSIRFSIPDCKIAFSDLIRGELEFDSKTISDFIILRSDGIPTYNFACVIDDSLMEISDVVRGEDHISNTPKQILLYNALGFKIPQFAHLPLIFGPDKTPLSKRHGAMDVLSYREMGFLPSAMINYISLLGFSTEDSKQIMSKDELISLFSFSRVQKSGAIFDMDKLLWMNGEYIKVEKKETLLELAKDIIGEKPKKWQSAIIELYRERIKTISDLKREADFFLKEEIEIDKEAEEAILKKPGVSENLKASLDVLKTLEPFTKETTENALRDLAKSLNVKTKDIFHPLRVVATGRSVSPPLFDTLSLLGKKLVLKRLNSYLAKQGAMYH from the coding sequence ATGATAAAAACCCGTTTTGCTCCAGCACCAACAGGATATCTCCATCTTGGAGGGGCAAGGACAGCCCTCTTTAGCTGGCTTTATGCAAGGAAAAATGGTGGAAAATTTGTCCTTCGCATTGAGGATACTGATTTTAAAAGGGAGAGAGAGGATGCGGTTTCTGGAATCCTTGAAGGGCTAAAATGGCTTGGGATAGATTGGGATGAAGGTCCTTATTTCCAAAGCAAAAGGCTAAATATATATCAAGAATATGCAAATATCCTTCTTGGAAAACAAAAGGCATATTATTGTTTTTGCACAAAGACAGAGCTTGAGACAAGGAGATATGAGGCAGCTAAATTAGGCATTCCACCAGGATATGATGGAAAGTGTAGAAGCCTTACAAGAGAAGAAAGGAGCATTTTAGAAAAGAAAAGAAAACCAAGCATAAGATTTTCTATTCCTGATTGTAAAATTGCATTTTCTGACCTTATCCGTGGGGAGCTTGAGTTTGATAGCAAGACGATATCTGATTTTATTATCCTACGCTCTGATGGGATTCCAACCTACAATTTTGCCTGTGTTATAGACGATAGCCTTATGGAAATAAGCGATGTAGTAAGGGGAGAAGACCATATCTCAAATACACCAAAGCAAATCTTGCTCTATAATGCCCTTGGCTTTAAAATCCCACAATTTGCTCATCTTCCCCTTATCTTTGGCCCTGATAAAACCCCTTTGTCAAAAAGGCATGGGGCAATGGATGTTCTCTCTTATAGAGAAATGGGTTTCTTACCAAGTGCAATGATAAACTATATCTCCCTCCTTGGCTTTTCAACCGAGGATAGTAAGCAGATAATGAGCAAGGATGAACTTATTTCTTTGTTTTCTTTTTCAAGGGTTCAAAAATCTGGTGCAATATTTGATATGGATAAGCTCCTCTGGATGAATGGAGAGTATATAAAAGTAGAGAAAAAAGAGACCCTCCTTGAGCTTGCAAAAGATATTATTGGTGAAAAACCAAAAAAATGGCAGAGCGCGATTATTGAGCTTTATAGAGAGAGGATAAAGACAATATCAGACCTTAAAAGAGAGGCAGATTTCTTCTTAAAAGAGGAGATAGAGATAGATAAAGAGGCAGAAGAGGCAATATTAAAAAAACCGGGTGTTTCTGAAAACCTAAAGGCTTCTTTAGATGTCTTAAAAACCCTTGAGCCTTTTACAAAAGAAACAACAGAAAATGCTCTGCGAGACCTTGCAAAAAGCCTTAATGTTAAAACAAAGGACATATTTCATCCTCTCCGTGTTGTTGCAACAGGAAGGTCTGTCTCTCCCCCCCTTTTTGATACCCTTTCCCTACTTGGAAAAAAGCTGGTATTAAAAAGGCTTAATTCCTATCTGGCTAAACAAGGTGCGATGTATCATTAA
- a CDS encoding histidine phosphatase family protein, with amino-acid sequence MELYLIRHGESTWNRDDRVQGQSNPCLSEKGKKQAELLKNRLSGISFDFVYSSHLRRAYDTAKISFDGRYKIERDKRLSEINLGVWEGISAKKLFKESGEFRSWFEKTSEITPENGESLFEFRDRVISFFNELMKNKKEKKGLIFTHSGVIGIFLAHFLEMNLNKVWSIPTSNGSITIVNMTNPFFTLITFNDTSHLV; translated from the coding sequence ATGGAGCTATATCTTATAAGACACGGCGAATCAACATGGAATAGGGATGATAGGGTTCAGGGACAAAGTAACCCTTGCCTTTCTGAAAAGGGAAAAAAGCAAGCAGAATTACTAAAAAATAGGCTTTCTGGGATTTCCTTTGATTTTGTCTATTCAAGCCATTTAAGAAGGGCTTATGATACAGCAAAAATTAGCTTTGATGGAAGGTATAAAATAGAAAGGGATAAAAGGCTTTCTGAGATAAACCTTGGTGTTTGGGAGGGTATTTCAGCTAAAAAGCTATTTAAAGAAAGTGGCGAATTTAGAAGCTGGTTTGAAAAAACATCTGAAATTACACCAGAAAATGGAGAAAGCCTCTTTGAATTTAGGGATAGGGTTATTTCCTTCTTCAATGAGCTTATGAAGAATAAAAAGGAAAAAAAAGGGCTTATTTTTACCCATTCTGGTGTTATAGGGATTTTTCTTGCACATTTTCTGGAAATGAACCTTAATAAGGTATGGAGCATTCCCACATCAAATGGCTCTATTACAATTGTCAATATGACAAATCCATTTTTTACCCTTATAACCTTTAATGATACATCGCACCTTGTTTAG